One Panicum virgatum strain AP13 chromosome 3N, P.virgatum_v5, whole genome shotgun sequence DNA segment encodes these proteins:
- the LOC120667069 gene encoding ergosterol biosynthetic protein 28-like, whose translation MPADGSKKKGVPPLGWWLMLVGSLRLASVWFGFFDIWALRVAVFSQAEMTDVHGRTFGVWTLLTCTLCFLCALNLENRPLYLATFLSFIYAIGHFLTEYLIYHTMAVANLSTVGFFAGTSIVWMLLQWNSHGNPRGSHAVKQS comes from the exons ATGCCGGCGGACGGGAGCAAGAAGAAGGGCGTGCCGCCGCTGGGCTGGTGGCTCATGCTCGTCGGCTCCCTCCGCCTCGCCTCCGTCTGGTTCGGCTTCTTCGACATCTGGGCGCTCCGCGTCGCCGTCTTCTCCCAAGCGGAGA TGACTGATGTACACGGCCGTACTTTTGGTGTCTGGACTCTTCTGACCTGCACGTTGTGCTTCCTTTGTGCACTCAACCTGGAAAATAGGCCTCTATATCTGGCCACCTTCCTGTCATTCATCTATGCTATTGGTCATTTCCTAACGGAATACTTGATATACCACACCATGGCTGTGGCAAATCTCAGCACGGTTGGCTTCTTTGCAG GAACGTCAATTGTATGGATGCTTCTTCAGTGGAATTCTCATGGCAACCCCCGTGGATCCCATGCTGTGAAGCAGTCATGA